The following coding sequences lie in one Lolium perenne isolate Kyuss_39 chromosome 2, Kyuss_2.0, whole genome shotgun sequence genomic window:
- the LOC127336998 gene encoding desmethyl-deoxy-podophyllotoxin synthase-like: MEGWLILCCIAISTVVLALWFLNISGGSKSNAKIKRQLPPGPWTLPIIGSLHHVASILPHRRMMELSRRHGPLMHLMLGEVPTVIVSSAEAASLVMKTNDLAFSGRPHSATLDIFGCGGRGIVFAPYGDPWRQMRKVCVMELLSAKQVRRMDGIRPEQVGILLRSIAAASSAVNVSDMVMALSNDVVSRAVFGGKFPQQEEYLRNLDEAFVLLGGFCLVDLFPSSRLVRWLSSGERGMKRSYGHVQRINTDVIERRKAARAAGVCSRADDEDLLDVLLRLQEEDAFTFPLTTESIGAVLFDIFAGATQTTGVALEWAMSELVRHPKAMAKAQLEIRNVLGKDRGVITNNDLHGLPYMRMVTKEVLRLHPPGPLIPRRAREDRKVMGFDMLEGTNVYINAFAVSRDPKCWKCPEEFMPERFENNSMDYNGTYFEFTPFGAGRRQCPGIFFGESTMEIALANLLYHFDWVLPGGESPELLDMTEKYGIIVGRKYDLHLIALPRGGFNAT, from the exons ATGGAGGGGTGGTTAATCTTGTGTTGCATAGCCATCTCCACTGTAGTACTAGCCCTTTGGTTTCTCAACATCTCCGGTGGCAGCAAAAGCAACGCCAAGATCAAGAGGCAGCTGCCACCCGGGCCATGGACACTCCCGATCATCGGCAGCCTCCACCATGTCGCCAGCATCCTTCCGCATCGCAGGATGATGGAGCTGTCCCGCCGGCACGGGCCGCTCATGCACCTCATGCTAGGCGAAGTGCCCACGGTGATCGTCTCCAGCGCCGAGGCCGCGTCCCTGGTGATGAAGACCAACGACCTGGCCTTTTCGGGCCGCCCGCACAGCGCGACGCTCGACATCTTCGGGTGCGGCGGCAGGGGCATCGTATTCGCCCCCTACGGCGACCCCTGGCGCCAGATGCGCAAGGTCTGCGTCATGGAGCTCCTCAGCGCCAAGCAGGTGCGCCGCATGGACGGCATCAGGCCCGAGCAGGTCGGGATCCTCCTCCGCTCCATCGCCGCCGCATCGTCCGCCGTCAACGTCAGCGACATGGTCATGGCGCTCAGCAACGACGTGGTGTCGCGGGCGGTGTTCGGCGGCAAGTTCCCCCAGCAGGAGGAGTACCTCCGAAACCTGGACGAGGCGTTTGTACTGCTCGGCGGCTTCTGCCTCGTCGACCTCTTCCCGTCGTCGCGGCTGGTGCGGTGGCTCAGCAGCGGCGAGCGCGGCATGAAGAGGAGCTACGGACACGTCCAGCGCATCAACACCGATGTCATCGAGCGCCGGAAAGCTGCGCGAGCTGCCGGTGTGTGCAGCCGCGCCGATGACGAGGACCTGCTGGATGTGCTGCTCAGGCTACAGGAGGAAGACGCGTTTACATTTCCCCTCACCACCGAAAGTATTGGCGCCGTCTTATTT GACATATTTGCAGGTGCGACCCAAACCACGGGAGTTGCTTTGGAGTGGGCTATGTCGGAGCTCGTCCGTCATCCTAAAGCCATGGCTAAGGCACAACTTGAGATTAGAAATGTGCTAGGTAAAGATCGAGGTGTCATTACAAATAATGACCTTCATGGACTCCCTTACATGCGGATGGTTACTAAGGAGGTTCTTAGATTGCATCCACCCGGTCCTTTGATCCCCCGCAGAGCTAGGGAGGACCGTAAGGTTATGGGTTTTGACATGCTCGAAGGCACCAACGTGTACATTAATGCCTTTGCAGTTTCCAGGGATCCAAAATGCTGGAAATGTCCTGAAGAGTTTATGCCTGAAAGGTTTGAAAATAATAGCATGGATTACAACGGGACATACTTTGAATTCACTCCCTTTGGAGCTGGGAGAAGGCAGTGCCCTGGAATATTTTTCGGCGAGTCAACCATGGAGATTGCCTTGGCGAACCTTCTTTACCACTTCGACTGGGTGCTACCTGGTGGGGAGAGCCCAGAGTTGCTAGACATGACTGAGAAATACGGGATAATTGTAGGAAGAAAATATGACCTACATTTGATAGCTCTTCCACGTGGAGGCTTTAATGCCACATAG